GTCCACGTGGTCGAGCAGGGCCCGGCGCGCACCTGTCTCGTTGCGCTCGGCGTGGCCGTCCGGCAGGAACCGCTCGTCCCCCCACCAGACGTCCAGACGTGGCCACTCCACCGCCACGTGCGCCGCCGTGGCGGCCACCTCGGCGAGTGTCGCGACACCGAGGCCGCCACCGGTCAGCACCAGATGGGCCGACCCCTTGGCGGCCTGCGCGTCCACCAGCCCGACGATCAGCCGCGCCGCCACGGCCTTGGCCAGCACTCCGGCGTCCCTGTGCACCAGGACCGAGGGGACGCTCACGTCGCGGACTCCCGTCGCGGACGGCGGTAGGTGGTCACGATGTCGCATCCCATCGGTCGAGGAACACCACGGTCAGACACCGTGGCAGGTGGTGACGTGCTTGATGGCGCTTTCGTAGATCTGGTCGGGGTCGAGGCGGCGGAGCTCCTCGGCGAGCAGGTCGGAGGTGGGGCGGCGGGCCAGGGCTACGTGGCGGTCGGGCTGGCCCGGACGCGACAGGGTGGCGGTACGGGAGTCGTGCCGTTCGATGCGGACCTCGCCGCCTTCGGCGGTGCGCAGCCGAACCGCGGTCAGGCCGGGGCCCTTGGACTCGCCGACCCCGATGGGGGCGTCGAGCCGCTCCGACAGCCAGGCGGCCAGCAGCGCCGCGCTCGGATGGTCGGGCTCGGCCTCCACCACCCCCTCGGTGACGCGGCCGACCGGCAGGTCGAACGCCGCCGCGAGCAGGCTGCGCCACGGCGTGAGGCGCGTCCACGAGAGGTCGGTGTCGCCGGGGGTGTAACCGTCGATCCGGGTCTTCACCGCCGCCACCGAGTCGCGTGAGGACCGCGCGTCGGTGATGCGGCGCTGGCCGTACGCACCCACCGGGTCCTTGGCGGGGTTCTGCGGCGCCTCACCGGGCCACCACACCACCACGGGGATGTCCGGCAGCAGCAGCGGCGACAGCACCGAGTCGGCGTGGTCGCGCAACTCGCCGTACATGCGCAGCAGCACGACCTCGCCTGTGGT
The window above is part of the Sphaerisporangium rubeum genome. Proteins encoded here:
- a CDS encoding glucose-6-phosphate dehydrogenase assembly protein OpcA; its protein translation is MTSFLMGSTTASDISSQLTRLRHQVGAPAVGMVLTLVVVCDESKQYDAVRAASEASREHPSRILAVIPREREEPTRLDAEIRVGELTTGEVVLLRMYGELRDHADSVLSPLLLPDIPVVVWWPGEAPQNPAKDPVGAYGQRRITDARSSRDSVAAVKTRIDGYTPGDTDLSWTRLTPWRSLLAAAFDLPVGRVTEGVVEAEPDHPSAALLAAWLSERLDAPIGVGESKGPGLTAVRLRTAEGGEVRIERHDSRTATLSRPGQPDRHVALARRPTSDLLAEELRRLDPDQIYESAIKHVTTCHGV